One Oxobacter pfennigii DNA window includes the following coding sequences:
- a CDS encoding DUF6951 family protein, translating to MIKVIVNPGVCGLTTEIKADSKDHQNSDVTIETACPFIKKIGEELKSVDGYKEIFAKYGDSTVYELAAKHCKHASCPVPSGILKAIEAACGLALPRDVEMKITKE from the coding sequence ATGATTAAGGTAATCGTTAATCCTGGCGTTTGCGGGCTGACTACAGAAATAAAAGCTGATTCAAAAGACCATCAAAACTCCGATGTTACCATTGAAACTGCATGCCCTTTTATCAAAAAGATTGGTGAAGAATTAAAATCAGTTGATGGCTACAAAGAGATCTTTGCAAAATACGGAGATTCCACTGTGTACGAGCTGGCGGCAAAGCACTGCAAGCATGCATCATGTCCCGTACCTTCCGGTATTTTAAAAGCTATTGAAGCAGCCTGCGGCTTAGCCCTTCCCCGGGATGTAGAAATGAAAATAACAAAGGAATAA
- a CDS encoding carbonic anhydrase — protein MHKIIKVSHREDILKKYSNTPIEKLLLSHNIGLMDENFTSAELLIGMCMDNRNQLRIPNNFAYIIRSGGGNLRYSEFKVSYAIAVGGVKAIALIGHNNCGMVNLMSQKDKFVNGLVENAGWDIKRAEEHFMNFAPMFEIDDEIGFLCSEAARLRVKYPKILIAPLIYNVDDNLIYIVEEE, from the coding sequence ATGCACAAAATAATCAAGGTTTCCCACAGAGAAGACATATTAAAAAAATATAGTAATACGCCAATTGAAAAGCTTTTACTCAGCCATAATATCGGATTAATGGATGAGAACTTCACATCAGCAGAGCTGCTTATCGGTATGTGTATGGATAACCGAAACCAGCTGCGTATTCCCAACAATTTTGCATATATTATTCGTTCAGGCGGAGGGAATCTTCGCTATAGCGAGTTTAAAGTATCATATGCCATTGCTGTCGGCGGAGTTAAAGCTATCGCACTTATAGGCCATAATAATTGTGGAATGGTGAACTTGATGTCTCAAAAAGATAAATTTGTCAACGGGTTGGTGGAAAATGCCGGTTGGGATATTAAAAGAGCAGAAGAACATTTTATGAATTTTGCTCCTATGTTTGAGATTGATGATGAAATTGGATTCTTATGCAGCGAAGCCGCAAGGTTAAGAGTTAAATATCCTAAGATTCTAATAGCGCCATTGATATATAATGTAGATGATAATCTTATTTATATTGTTGAAGAAGAGTAG
- a CDS encoding PocR ligand-binding domain-containing protein, giving the protein MITLDEKSIREHLIMYNKVSGISCFSIDETGKTLHHEGITCQYCEKFRELSGDKCSCDAAHLYAAKQAEKLGEPYVYFCPAGLVHWTAPIVIKGMFRGALLAGPVQMNLPDDYMIDNIIEANQFNISNRGILLAYVRLVPIVEPERVRYLAEMLYVVAKDIMEDESRVLTERKKFYLEQAAINEGIQDAKARQEHISEYYPAEMETELVAKVKRGDKIGAKTILNELMGHVLFNNGNNLEVTKARVLELMIVLSRAAVEGGGNMEMIFGLKLKYLNEIYELGTVEGLCEWMIKILERFTDSVYTVENENNSYIVQKAISYINENYMNDISLESVSEFVYLSTSYFSRLFKKETGVNFTDYLNKVRVEESKKYLADLKIPLSEIANMVGFTDQSYFTKVFKKIEGVSPGQFRKMG; this is encoded by the coding sequence ATGATTACACTGGATGAAAAGAGCATAAGGGAACATCTTATAATGTATAACAAAGTATCAGGAATATCCTGTTTTTCAATAGATGAAACGGGAAAGACTCTGCACCATGAAGGTATTACATGCCAGTATTGCGAGAAGTTCAGAGAGCTTTCAGGAGATAAGTGTTCTTGTGATGCGGCACATCTTTATGCTGCTAAGCAGGCTGAAAAATTAGGAGAACCTTATGTGTATTTTTGCCCTGCAGGGTTGGTACACTGGACTGCGCCTATAGTCATTAAAGGGATGTTTCGCGGGGCGCTTCTTGCCGGGCCGGTACAAATGAACCTTCCCGATGACTATATGATTGACAATATAATTGAAGCTAATCAATTCAATATATCAAACCGCGGTATATTGCTTGCTTATGTTAGATTAGTGCCTATAGTTGAACCTGAGAGGGTAAGATATTTAGCTGAAATGCTCTACGTCGTTGCCAAGGACATAATGGAAGATGAGAGCAGGGTTTTGACTGAGAGAAAGAAATTTTATTTAGAGCAGGCAGCAATAAATGAAGGAATTCAGGATGCAAAGGCAAGACAGGAGCATATTTCCGAATACTATCCTGCAGAAATGGAGACTGAGCTGGTTGCAAAGGTTAAACGGGGTGACAAAATTGGCGCTAAGACTATATTGAATGAACTTATGGGCCACGTTTTGTTCAACAACGGAAACAATCTTGAAGTTACAAAGGCCAGGGTATTGGAGCTTATGATAGTGTTATCCAGAGCGGCTGTTGAAGGCGGCGGGAATATGGAGATGATATTCGGCCTTAAGCTTAAATATTTAAATGAAATATATGAATTGGGCACTGTCGAAGGCCTATGTGAGTGGATGATAAAGATTTTAGAGCGTTTCACCGACAGCGTATATACCGTTGAAAATGAGAATAATTCCTACATCGTTCAAAAAGCTATAAGCTATATAAATGAAAATTATATGAATGATATTTCTCTGGAAAGCGTTTCGGAATTTGTATATTTAAGCACTTCATACTTCAGCAGATTGTTTAAGAAGGAAACAGGGGTTAATTTTACCGACTACCTCAATAAGGTAAGAGTGGAGGAAAGCAAGAAGTATCTTGCGGACCTTAAGATACCATTAAGCGAGATTGCAAATATGGTGGGCTTTACAGACCAGAGTTATTTTACCAAGGTGTTTAAAAAGATAGAAGGAGTATCACCCGGACAATTCAGGAAAATGGGATGA
- the galE gene encoding UDP-glucose 4-epimerase GalE, with product MSVLVTGGAGYIGSHAVLELLKKGEDVIIVDNLSKGHKDAVLGGKFYKGDLRDSEFLNKVFSENDIEAVIHFAAYSLVGESVSMPLEYYENNFICALNLLKVMNSHNVNKIIFSSTAATYGEPENIPILETDKTEPTNPYGETKLSVEKMLKWSDTAYGIKYASLRYFNACGADESGNIGEDHDPESHLIPIVLKTALGQRESITVFGEDYDTKDGTCIRDYIHVTDLADAHILALYSLREDEKSAIYNLGSGKGFSVKEIIDKAREVTGKKIPAIIGDRRPGDPAALVASSRRIKEKLNWNPKFDDIGKIIESAWKWHSSHPHGYNK from the coding sequence TTGTCAGTACTTGTTACGGGCGGTGCAGGATACATAGGAAGTCATGCGGTGCTGGAGCTTTTAAAAAAAGGTGAAGATGTAATAATAGTTGATAACTTGAGTAAAGGGCATAAGGATGCAGTCTTAGGGGGAAAATTTTATAAAGGGGATTTACGGGATAGCGAGTTTCTAAACAAGGTTTTTAGTGAAAATGATATTGAGGCAGTAATACATTTTGCAGCTTATTCTCTCGTAGGTGAAAGCGTATCCATGCCCCTTGAGTATTACGAAAACAATTTCATATGTGCTCTCAACCTGCTTAAAGTCATGAACAGCCATAATGTAAATAAGATAATATTCTCTTCAACTGCAGCCACATACGGAGAACCGGAAAACATACCTATACTTGAAACGGATAAGACCGAGCCGACTAACCCTTACGGAGAAACTAAACTTTCCGTTGAAAAAATGCTCAAATGGTCGGATACTGCTTATGGAATAAAATATGCATCTCTTCGTTACTTTAATGCCTGCGGTGCTGATGAAAGCGGAAATATAGGCGAGGATCATGATCCCGAGAGCCATCTTATCCCTATAGTCTTAAAGACAGCCTTAGGTCAAAGAGAAAGTATAACAGTTTTTGGCGAGGATTATGATACAAAAGACGGAACCTGCATAAGAGATTACATACATGTGACAGATCTTGCAGATGCTCATATTTTAGCTCTTTATAGCCTGAGAGAAGATGAAAAGAGTGCAATTTACAATTTAGGCAGCGGAAAAGGTTTTTCAGTAAAAGAAATAATAGATAAAGCAAGAGAGGTTACAGGCAAAAAAATACCTGCTATAATAGGGGATAGAAGACCGGGTGACCCGGCGGCCCTCGTGGCGTCATCCCGTCGGATAAAAGAAAAATTAAACTGGAATCCGAAATTTGATGATATCGGGAAAATAATAGAGTCAGCCTGGAAATGGCATAGCTCTCATCCCCATGGTTATAATAAATAA
- a CDS encoding cobalamin B12-binding domain-containing protein, translated as MEILKAISENLQSGSAPKVRELTMEALNLGIDARDVLSALMEGMGVIGVKFKNNEVYVPEVLLVARAMHAGLDILKPVLSETGAKPIGKALIGTVAGDLHDIGKNMVKYMMVGTGIDVIDIGIDVPPEEFVNAVKEHKPDIVCMSALLTTTLPAVRKSIEALEKAGLRSEIIIMIGGAPVTAAFAKEVGADMYAPDSASAAEKAREAILNKK; from the coding sequence GTGGAAATACTAAAGGCGATATCCGAAAATCTGCAATCAGGTTCAGCTCCGAAGGTAAGGGAACTGACCATGGAAGCTCTGAATTTAGGAATTGACGCAAGAGATGTGCTAAGTGCTCTTATGGAGGGCATGGGTGTTATTGGTGTCAAATTCAAAAACAACGAAGTGTATGTACCGGAAGTACTTCTAGTAGCAAGGGCAATGCATGCCGGGCTTGACATATTAAAACCTGTTCTTTCTGAAACAGGAGCTAAACCAATAGGAAAAGCACTGATTGGAACAGTAGCAGGTGATTTGCATGATATAGGAAAGAATATGGTTAAGTACATGATGGTAGGCACAGGAATAGATGTCATAGATATAGGAATAGATGTTCCGCCGGAAGAGTTTGTCAATGCAGTAAAGGAACATAAGCCGGATATTGTGTGTATGTCTGCACTCTTAACTACTACTCTACCGGCTGTAAGAAAGTCAATAGAAGCATTGGAAAAAGCAGGCTTAAGATCGGAGATAATCATTATGATTGGCGGCGCTCCGGTAACAGCAGCTTTTGCCAAGGAAGTAGGGGCAGATATGTATGCTCCGGATTCTGCTTCAGCTGCTGAAAAAGCAAGGGAAGCCATTTTAAACAAAAAGTAG
- a CDS encoding ferredoxin, whose product MKTKVDPETCIGCGLCPSIAPDIYEMGDDGKAFAKEPEVSPSQEDAAQEAADGCPVDAIEIE is encoded by the coding sequence GTGAAAACAAAAGTTGATCCAGAAACCTGTATTGGCTGTGGACTATGTCCATCAATAGCACCGGATATATACGAAATGGGCGATGACGGCAAAGCATTTGCCAAAGAACCTGAGGTATCTCCCAGTCAGGAAGATGCTGCCCAGGAAGCTGCTGACGGATGTCCGGTAGACGCAATCGAAATCGAATAA
- a CDS encoding NUDIX domain-containing protein — MESLISVCVLVFKNEDILFVRSNSQRGKLKLVLPGGNLMDNQTIEDCAIKEVKDSTGLDIKLESKLNGVIMRRNKKGNSLITFVLLAEALSPIKSNNAVFISHKVVSHYREISDFSKLVVEKVKASNLSSLDKHEFEDSDNKKYLLYF, encoded by the coding sequence ATGGAGAGCCTAATATCTGTATGTGTGCTGGTTTTTAAAAATGAGGACATACTTTTTGTCAGGTCAAATAGCCAAAGAGGCAAATTAAAGCTTGTCCTTCCGGGCGGAAATTTAATGGATAACCAAACCATTGAGGATTGCGCTATAAAGGAAGTAAAAGATAGTACCGGATTGGATATAAAGCTGGAAAGCAAGCTAAACGGTGTGATAATGAGAAGAAACAAAAAAGGTAATAGCCTCATTACCTTTGTACTCCTGGCAGAAGCCCTATCCCCTATAAAATCAAATAATGCGGTATTCATTTCCCACAAGGTGGTAAGTCATTACAGGGAAATTTCGGATTTTTCCAAACTTGTAGTTGAGAAAGTAAAAGCTTCAAATCTTTCTTCGCTGGACAAACATGAGTTTGAAGACTCAGATAATAAGAAATATTTACTGTATTTTTAG